In a genomic window of Pseudoglutamicibacter albus:
- a CDS encoding ABC transporter permease has protein sequence MLWYIGRRLLQLIPVFFGATLLIYLMVFALPGDPIAALFDGKAPSPAVIQEIREQYNLDKPVLIQYLIWIGGVFTGDLGTTYTGRAVSDVMAEAFPLTATLAVLALIFEAIIGITFGLVAGLRKGGITDSVALIVSLLLISVPTFVVGFLVQYFLGVQWQIIPPSISGNGPWTQMIAPAAVLASVSIANVLRLTRASVAENVGADFVRTATAKGLSRGRVIRVHVLRNSLIPVVTYLGIDLGSLMVGAIVTEGIFNIPGVGGTVYQAVIRGEGPTVVSFVAVMVIIFMLANLLVDILYAVLDPRIRYGK, from the coding sequence ATGCTCTGGTACATCGGCCGACGACTGCTACAGCTGATCCCGGTCTTCTTTGGTGCAACGCTTCTCATCTACCTGATGGTCTTCGCGTTGCCAGGCGACCCGATCGCGGCCCTGTTCGATGGCAAAGCGCCATCCCCGGCTGTCATCCAAGAAATTCGCGAACAATACAACCTCGACAAGCCAGTCCTGATCCAGTACCTCATCTGGATCGGCGGCGTCTTCACCGGCGACCTAGGCACAACCTATACAGGCCGCGCAGTCTCCGACGTCATGGCGGAAGCATTCCCGCTCACCGCGACCCTTGCCGTGCTCGCACTCATCTTCGAAGCGATCATCGGCATCACCTTCGGCCTCGTCGCAGGCCTTCGCAAGGGCGGTATCACCGACAGCGTGGCACTCATCGTCTCGCTGCTGCTGATCTCGGTACCAACCTTCGTCGTCGGTTTCTTGGTCCAGTACTTCCTCGGCGTGCAGTGGCAGATCATCCCGCCATCCATTTCCGGTAACGGACCATGGACGCAAATGATCGCCCCAGCAGCAGTACTCGCTTCCGTGTCCATCGCGAACGTCCTGCGACTCACCCGCGCATCCGTTGCCGAAAACGTCGGCGCCGACTTCGTTCGCACCGCAACCGCCAAGGGCCTCTCACGTGGCCGAGTGATCCGCGTACACGTACTACGCAACTCCCTCATCCCGGTTGTAACCTACCTAGGTATCGACCTCGGGTCCCTCATGGTCGGCGCAATCGTCACCGAAGGTATCTTCAACATCCCAGGTGTTGGTGGCACCGTCTACCAGGCGGTTATCCGAGGGGAAGGCCCTACCGTGGTGTCCTTCGTTGCGGTCATGGTGATCATCTTCATGCTCGCCAACCTGCTGGTCGATATCCTCTATGCGGTGCTTGACCCGCGCATTCGTTACGGGAAGTGA
- a CDS encoding dipeptide ABC transporter ATP-binding protein, whose translation MKDQNMNENTQPATENPDERTPLLDVKDLEVTFTTQAGPVHAVRGVSFELFQGENLAIVGESGSGKSTSVTAILGLLASNGNITGGKATFNGIDLTKAPRKQLEDIRGREIGYVPQDPMSNLNPVWNIGFQVQETIEANTSLRGKAARERVIEVLKEAGLPEPEGRLKQYPHQFSGGMRQRVLIGIGMAANPRLLVADEPTSALDVTVQRRILDHLGELTREHGTSVIFITHDLGLAAERAEKLVVMYKGQVVEYGDSKEILANPMHPYTKRLVAAAPSLASRRIQSVQEGDDAAMGADKTLLRRHEETPDVKQADENPLIEFTDVTKVYKIREQGLKTTDFKAVDKVSLQIPRGTTMGVVGESGSGKSTLAKMFLKLEDITSGTMTFDGKDVASWPQKDLLAFRRRVQPVFQDPYGTLDPMRSIGASIEEPLETHKIGNRRSRRKTVEELLNQVSLPKATANRYPGELSGGQRQRIAIARALSLKPEVLVLDEAVSALDVLVQGQVLNLLADLQTELGLTYLFITHDLAVVRMVADQVTVMKNGQVVEQASTDEVFDNPQQQYTRDLLEAIPGGDFVFGS comes from the coding sequence ATGAAAGATCAGAACATGAACGAGAACACCCAGCCAGCCACCGAGAACCCGGACGAGCGGACTCCGCTGCTGGACGTCAAAGACCTCGAAGTCACCTTCACAACGCAAGCGGGCCCAGTGCACGCAGTGCGTGGCGTGAGCTTTGAGCTCTTTCAGGGCGAAAACCTCGCAATCGTTGGTGAATCCGGTTCCGGTAAGTCCACGTCCGTGACCGCGATCCTCGGGCTGCTCGCATCCAACGGCAACATCACCGGCGGTAAAGCGACCTTCAACGGCATCGACCTCACCAAGGCGCCACGCAAGCAGCTCGAAGACATCCGCGGCCGCGAAATCGGCTACGTCCCGCAGGACCCGATGTCCAACCTCAACCCGGTGTGGAACATCGGCTTCCAGGTCCAAGAGACCATCGAAGCGAACACGTCGCTACGCGGAAAAGCTGCACGCGAACGCGTCATCGAGGTGCTCAAGGAAGCCGGCCTGCCGGAACCTGAAGGTCGCCTCAAGCAGTATCCGCACCAGTTCTCTGGCGGTATGCGGCAACGTGTGTTGATCGGCATCGGTATGGCCGCGAACCCGCGCCTGCTGGTCGCTGACGAACCCACCTCCGCCCTCGACGTCACCGTGCAGCGCCGTATCCTCGACCACCTGGGCGAATTGACCCGCGAACACGGGACCTCGGTCATCTTCATCACCCACGACCTCGGTCTAGCTGCCGAGCGTGCAGAAAAACTCGTGGTGATGTACAAGGGCCAAGTTGTCGAATACGGCGACTCCAAGGAGATCCTCGCCAACCCGATGCACCCGTACACCAAGCGGCTCGTCGCAGCGGCACCCTCGCTTGCTTCCCGCCGTATACAAAGTGTTCAGGAGGGCGATGACGCGGCGATGGGCGCAGACAAGACCCTGTTGCGCCGCCACGAGGAAACCCCGGACGTCAAGCAAGCCGATGAGAACCCACTCATCGAATTCACCGACGTCACCAAGGTGTACAAGATCCGTGAACAAGGCCTGAAAACCACCGATTTCAAGGCCGTGGACAAGGTCTCGCTGCAGATCCCCCGAGGAACCACGATGGGCGTGGTCGGCGAATCGGGCTCCGGTAAGTCAACGCTGGCGAAGATGTTCCTCAAACTTGAGGACATCACCAGCGGAACCATGACTTTCGACGGCAAGGACGTTGCTAGCTGGCCGCAAAAGGATCTGCTCGCGTTCCGTCGCCGCGTGCAGCCGGTATTCCAGGACCCCTACGGAACCCTGGACCCGATGCGTTCGATCGGTGCTTCTATCGAAGAACCCCTTGAGACCCATAAGATCGGCAACCGCCGCAGCCGCCGCAAGACGGTCGAAGAACTCCTGAATCAGGTATCGCTTCCGAAAGCGACAGCAAACCGTTACCCAGGTGAACTTTCGGGCGGTCAGCGTCAGCGCATCGCGATCGCACGTGCGCTCTCGCTCAAGCCTGAGGTGCTGGTTCTCGATGAGGCTGTCTCCGCGCTCGATGTGCTTGTTCAGGGGCAGGTCCTCAACCTGCTGGCAGACCTGCAGACCGAGCTTGGACTGACCTACCTGTTCATCACCCACGACCTCGCGGTAGTGCGGATGGTTGCTGACCAGGTCACCGTGATGAAGAACGGTCAGGTGGTTGAACAAGCCTCCACCGACGAGGTCTTTGACAATCCGCAACAGCAATACACGCGCGATCTGCTCGAAGCGATCCCAGGTGGAGACTTCGTATTCGGCAGCTAG
- a CDS encoding peptide ABC transporter substrate-binding protein: protein MKNNRKAISALSVLAISALGLAACGGGGGSNAKGGGEANPDAIITTNGVEPQNPLIPTNTTEVGGGKIVDLVFSGLVSFEADGTPRMDQAESIEPNDDNTVWTVKLKKGLKFSDGSPVTSDSFIKAWNYGADVANAQGGQYFFENIKGYSADKKGAKLTGLKKVSDTEFTVELNNPEADFLKRIGYSAFVPLPESAFKDMKKFGENPVGNGPYKFESEGAWKHNQGVKLIKSDSYKGPREPKNGGVQITFYESPKTAYADTQADRLDILDQIDPSNFATYKADFDGRNVNQPAAIFQSFTIPQYLDHFKNDEEGKLRRQAISMAIDREEITKTLFDGTRTPASDFTSPVLEGWDNWGKNAEGNDVLKFNPEEAKKRWAEADKISKYEGTFTIAYNADGGHQEWVDALSNQLSRNLGIKAQGKSYPAFKGLLDDQDSDKMTGAMRSGWQSDYPSQVNFLSPLYKTGAGSNYGRYTSKEFDGYLEQAGSADSPEKADELYAKAQSTLLNDLPAIPLWYNNVNGVWSSKVDNVEFGWNSVPIYTEVTKSE, encoded by the coding sequence ACTCGGCCTGGCCGCTTGCGGTGGCGGCGGAGGTAGCAATGCCAAGGGTGGCGGGGAGGCCAACCCAGACGCAATCATCACCACTAACGGCGTGGAGCCACAGAACCCGCTGATCCCAACCAACACCACTGAGGTTGGCGGCGGTAAGATCGTCGACCTGGTTTTCTCCGGCCTGGTTTCCTTCGAAGCTGACGGCACCCCACGCATGGACCAGGCAGAGTCCATCGAACCAAACGATGACAACACCGTCTGGACCGTGAAGCTGAAGAAGGGACTGAAGTTCTCCGACGGCAGCCCAGTGACCTCCGATTCCTTCATCAAGGCATGGAACTATGGTGCAGACGTCGCTAACGCGCAGGGCGGGCAGTACTTCTTCGAGAACATCAAGGGCTATTCGGCAGACAAGAAGGGTGCCAAGCTCACCGGTTTGAAGAAGGTTTCTGACACTGAGTTCACGGTCGAACTTAACAACCCAGAAGCTGACTTCCTTAAGCGCATCGGCTACTCCGCATTCGTGCCACTGCCAGAGTCCGCGTTCAAGGACATGAAGAAGTTCGGCGAAAACCCTGTAGGCAACGGCCCATACAAGTTCGAATCCGAAGGCGCCTGGAAGCACAACCAGGGCGTTAAGCTCATCAAGTCTGACTCCTACAAGGGCCCACGCGAGCCAAAGAACGGCGGCGTGCAGATCACGTTCTACGAGTCCCCGAAGACCGCATACGCTGACACCCAGGCCGATCGCCTCGACATCCTCGACCAGATCGACCCATCGAACTTCGCGACCTACAAGGCAGACTTCGACGGCCGCAACGTCAACCAGCCAGCAGCAATCTTCCAGTCCTTCACGATCCCGCAGTACCTGGATCACTTCAAGAACGACGAAGAAGGCAAGCTACGTCGCCAGGCGATCTCGATGGCTATCGACCGTGAAGAGATCACTAAGACCCTCTTCGACGGCACCCGTACCCCGGCATCCGACTTCACCTCCCCAGTGCTTGAAGGCTGGGACAACTGGGGTAAGAACGCCGAAGGCAACGACGTCCTGAAGTTCAACCCAGAAGAAGCTAAGAAGCGCTGGGCTGAGGCCGACAAGATCAGCAAGTACGAAGGCACCTTCACCATCGCCTATAACGCTGACGGCGGCCACCAGGAATGGGTCGATGCCCTCTCCAACCAGCTCTCCCGCAACCTCGGCATCAAGGCTCAGGGTAAGTCCTACCCAGCCTTCAAGGGCTTGTTGGACGATCAGGACAGCGACAAGATGACCGGCGCAATGCGCTCTGGTTGGCAGTCGGACTACCCATCTCAGGTCAACTTCCTCTCGCCGCTCTACAAGACCGGTGCCGGCTCCAACTACGGCCGCTACACCTCGAAGGAATTCGACGGCTACCTCGAGCAGGCTGGATCCGCTGATAGCCCAGAGAAGGCCGACGAGCTCTACGCAAAGGCACAGTCGACCCTGCTCAACGACCTGCCAGCTATCCCACTCTGGTACAACAACGTCAATGGTGTCTGGAGCAGCAAGGTAGACAACGTTGAATTCGGCTGGAACTCCGTGCCGATCTACACCGAAGTCACCAAGAGCGAGTAA
- a CDS encoding ABC transporter permease, translating to MKRYVAPIEETPLQNVDEVDVSAKPTSVWSDAWRDMRKRVITWICLVLVALIIFVALFPQLFTSGDPAGAACELKNSLAAPSPGHPFGFDKQGCDVYTRVIYGTRASLTVGLLATALATLIGATIGAIAGYFGGWLDAVISRIGDIFFAIPSVLGAIVMMQIAPFGRGVVMLSLTLAVFGWPQVARIMRGAVLTAKQQDFVTAGIALGVSRGKNLIRHVIPNSLAPVIVIATVSMGTYIVAEATLSFLGVGLPPEVISWGFDISTAQNVIRTAPNLLFYPAGALAITVLSFLLLGDVVRDALDPKARARR from the coding sequence ATGAAGCGTTATGTAGCCCCCATTGAAGAGACCCCGCTGCAGAACGTCGACGAAGTCGACGTCTCCGCAAAACCGACAAGCGTCTGGTCAGACGCTTGGCGTGACATGCGCAAACGAGTCATCACGTGGATCTGCCTTGTGCTCGTCGCGCTCATCATCTTCGTTGCTCTGTTCCCGCAACTGTTCACCTCAGGTGACCCGGCTGGTGCAGCATGCGAACTTAAGAACTCGCTGGCAGCGCCGAGCCCGGGACATCCGTTCGGCTTCGACAAGCAAGGCTGCGACGTCTACACACGGGTGATCTACGGAACCCGCGCATCACTGACAGTCGGCCTGCTCGCCACAGCGCTTGCAACCCTCATCGGTGCAACCATCGGTGCTATCGCCGGCTACTTCGGTGGCTGGCTTGATGCCGTGATCTCCCGTATCGGCGACATCTTCTTCGCGATCCCATCCGTACTCGGCGCGATCGTCATGATGCAGATCGCGCCATTCGGGCGCGGTGTGGTGATGCTCTCGCTCACGCTCGCAGTCTTCGGTTGGCCGCAAGTCGCCCGCATCATGCGCGGCGCCGTGCTCACAGCCAAGCAGCAAGACTTCGTGACCGCAGGCATCGCACTCGGCGTATCCCGCGGCAAGAACCTCATCCGCCACGTGATCCCCAACTCCCTGGCACCCGTCATCGTGATTGCGACCGTGTCCATGGGTACCTACATCGTCGCTGAAGCAACCCTGTCCTTCCTGGGCGTGGGTCTGCCGCCAGAGGTTATTTCGTGGGGCTTTGACATCTCCACGGCACAGAACGTCATCCGCACCGCGCCAAACCTGCTGTTCTATCCGGCAGGCGCACTCGCCATCACAGTTCTATCCTTCCTGCTGTTAGGTGATGTGGTCCGAGACGCGCTTGACCCGAAGGCGAGGGCACGCCGATGA